The following proteins come from a genomic window of Enterobacter chengduensis:
- a CDS encoding TetR/AcrR family transcriptional regulator codes for MVVKRLRKEDRRVQLLEVARGIVRQQGTEALTLGYLAERANVTKPIPYDHFGDREGLLMALYQDYSDRQLAKFRETLAVDGKTLEKTIRFFSAAYIDCVITAGPETGPIAAALSGSRALQTFREACVAECADCLRTALSPFVVLKGVQGEAVLTAIIGAADALSTAAGNGVLARNVAENTLSGAMTGVLETYVNSTK; via the coding sequence ATGGTTGTTAAGCGCTTAAGAAAAGAGGACCGCCGCGTGCAGCTGCTGGAGGTGGCGCGCGGAATCGTTCGCCAGCAAGGCACCGAGGCGCTGACGCTTGGCTATCTCGCCGAGCGGGCCAACGTGACCAAGCCTATCCCCTACGATCACTTCGGCGATCGTGAGGGGTTACTGATGGCGCTGTACCAGGACTATAGCGATCGGCAGCTGGCGAAATTCCGCGAGACGCTGGCGGTCGACGGCAAAACGCTGGAGAAGACGATTCGCTTTTTCAGCGCCGCCTATATCGACTGCGTCATTACCGCCGGGCCGGAAACCGGGCCCATTGCGGCGGCGCTGTCCGGCTCCCGCGCGCTGCAGACGTTTCGTGAGGCATGCGTGGCCGAATGTGCCGACTGCCTGCGCACCGCGCTTTCTCCCTTCGTCGTGCTGAAAGGCGTACAGGGAGAAGCGGTGCTGACGGCCATCATTGGCGCGGCGGACGCGCTCAGCACCGCCGCGGGTAACGGCGTGCTCGCCCGTAACGTGGCGGAAAATACGCTCAGCGGCGCCATGACCGGCGTGCTGGAGACCTACGTAAATAGCACAAAATGA
- a CDS encoding efflux RND transporter permease subunit — MSGNRFNLSALAVRERSITLFLIVLVTLAGIYAFFGLGRAEDPPFTVKQMTVIAVWPGATAQEIQDQVAEPLEKRLQELKWYDRTETYTRPGMAFITLSLQDKTPPGEVQEEFYQARKKLGDESQRLPTGVIGPMINDEFSDVTFALFALKAKGEPQRQLVRDAEGLRQQLLHVPGVKKVNIIGEQAERIYISFSHDRLATIGLSPQDIFNALNSQNALTAAGSIETRGAQIFIRMDGAFDELQKIRDTPFVAQGKTVRLSDVATVERGYEDPPTMLIRNQHEPALLLGIVMREGWNGLALGKALDAEAAKINNSLPLGMTLTKVTDQSVNIRSSVDEFMVKFFVALLVVMVVCFLSMGWRVGVVVAAAVPLTLAVVFVVMEAAGINFDRVTLGSLILALGLLVDDAIIAIEMMVVKMEEGYDRIKASAFAWSHTAAPMLAGTLVTAIGFMPNGFAQSTAGEYTSNMFWIVGLALIASWFVAVVLTPYLGVKILPAIPKVEGGHAAIYNTPRYNRFRQLLGRAIAGKWRVAGAVVAIFILAVLGMGLVKKQFFPTSDRPEVLVEVQMPYGTSIEQTSAATAKIEAWLGQQPEAKIVTAYVGQGSPRFYLAMAPELPDPSFAKIVILTDGETSREALKRRLRGAVANGLAPEARVRVTQLVFGPYSPFPVAWRVTGPDVEQVHNIADRVRAVLQASPMMRTVNTDWGSRVPVLHFTLDQNRLQATGLTSSAVAQQLQFLLSGVPVTAVREDIRSVEVMARAAGDIRLDPAKIEGFTLVGSAGQRVPLSQIGKIEIGMEDPILRRRDRTPTITVRGDIADNLQPPDVSVAIMKPLQPIVDTLPAGYRIDMAGSIEESGKATQAMLPLFPIMIALTLLIIILQVRSISAMVMVFLTAPLGLIGVVPVLLIFNQPFGINALVGLIALSGILMRNTLILIGQIDHNQKDGLDPFQAVVEATVQRARPVLLTAMAAVLAFIPLTHSVFWGTLAYTLIGGTLGGTIVTLVFLPAMYAIWFRIRPAEQRVQRPAENV, encoded by the coding sequence ATGAGCGGAAACCGCTTCAACCTGTCGGCGCTGGCCGTTCGCGAACGTTCCATCACGCTGTTTCTGATCGTTCTGGTGACCCTCGCCGGAATCTACGCCTTCTTCGGGCTCGGGCGCGCGGAAGATCCGCCCTTCACGGTGAAGCAGATGACGGTGATAGCCGTCTGGCCGGGTGCGACCGCGCAGGAGATCCAGGATCAGGTCGCCGAACCGCTGGAAAAGCGCCTGCAGGAACTTAAATGGTATGACCGTACCGAAACCTATACCCGTCCCGGCATGGCGTTTATCACGCTGTCACTGCAGGACAAGACCCCGCCTGGAGAGGTGCAGGAGGAGTTCTATCAGGCGCGTAAGAAGCTTGGCGATGAATCTCAACGCCTTCCGACGGGCGTCATCGGCCCGATGATCAATGACGAATTCTCGGATGTCACCTTTGCCCTCTTTGCCCTGAAAGCGAAAGGCGAACCGCAGCGGCAGCTGGTACGTGACGCCGAAGGCCTGCGCCAGCAGCTTCTGCACGTCCCCGGCGTTAAGAAAGTGAACATTATCGGCGAACAGGCCGAGCGGATTTATATCTCATTCTCCCATGACCGTCTGGCGACGATAGGACTCTCGCCGCAGGATATTTTCAACGCCCTCAACAGCCAGAACGCGTTAACCGCGGCGGGCTCCATTGAGACGCGTGGCGCACAGATTTTTATCCGCATGGACGGCGCGTTCGATGAACTGCAGAAAATCCGCGATACGCCTTTTGTCGCGCAGGGCAAAACGGTCAGGCTGTCCGATGTGGCAACGGTGGAGCGCGGCTACGAAGATCCTCCGACAATGCTGATACGCAACCAGCATGAACCTGCCCTTCTGCTGGGCATCGTGATGCGCGAAGGCTGGAACGGCCTGGCGCTGGGGAAAGCGCTGGATGCGGAAGCGGCAAAAATTAATAATAGCCTGCCGCTTGGCATGACTCTGACCAAAGTCACCGACCAGTCCGTGAACATCCGCTCGTCGGTCGATGAATTTATGGTCAAATTCTTCGTCGCCCTGCTGGTGGTCATGGTGGTTTGTTTTCTCAGCATGGGCTGGCGCGTGGGGGTGGTCGTCGCGGCGGCGGTACCGCTGACGCTGGCGGTCGTCTTCGTGGTGATGGAAGCTGCGGGAATCAACTTTGACCGCGTGACGCTAGGCTCCCTGATCCTCGCCCTCGGCCTGCTGGTTGACGATGCCATCATCGCCATCGAAATGATGGTGGTTAAAATGGAGGAAGGTTACGACAGAATCAAAGCCTCGGCCTTCGCCTGGAGCCATACCGCCGCGCCGATGCTGGCCGGGACGCTGGTGACGGCCATTGGCTTTATGCCGAATGGTTTTGCCCAGTCGACCGCCGGGGAATACACCAGCAATATGTTCTGGATTGTCGGTCTCGCCCTGATTGCCTCATGGTTTGTCGCGGTGGTGCTCACGCCGTATCTTGGGGTGAAAATCCTGCCCGCGATCCCCAAGGTAGAAGGCGGTCATGCCGCCATCTACAACACGCCTCGCTATAACCGCTTTCGCCAGCTGCTTGGCCGCGCTATCGCCGGAAAATGGCGGGTGGCCGGGGCGGTTGTCGCCATTTTCATTCTGGCCGTGCTCGGCATGGGGCTGGTCAAAAAACAGTTCTTCCCGACCTCCGATCGCCCGGAAGTGCTCGTTGAGGTACAGATGCCCTACGGCACCTCGATTGAGCAAACCAGCGCCGCCACGGCAAAAATAGAGGCGTGGCTGGGCCAGCAGCCTGAAGCCAAAATCGTCACGGCCTATGTTGGCCAGGGTTCGCCCCGCTTTTATCTGGCGATGGCGCCCGAGCTGCCCGACCCGTCTTTTGCGAAAATCGTGATCCTGACGGACGGCGAGACGTCGCGCGAGGCGCTCAAGCGCCGGCTGAGAGGCGCCGTTGCCAACGGCCTTGCGCCCGAAGCGCGCGTGCGGGTGACGCAGCTGGTGTTTGGCCCTTACTCGCCCTTCCCGGTTGCCTGGCGCGTGACGGGTCCGGATGTCGAACAGGTGCATAACATCGCCGATCGGGTGAGAGCCGTGCTTCAGGCAAGCCCGATGATGCGAACCGTCAACACCGACTGGGGGTCACGCGTTCCCGTCCTGCATTTCACCCTCGATCAAAACCGCCTGCAGGCGACCGGCTTAACCTCCAGCGCCGTTGCCCAGCAGCTTCAGTTCCTGCTGTCAGGCGTGCCCGTCACCGCCGTGCGGGAAGATATTCGCTCGGTGGAGGTGATGGCGCGCGCGGCGGGTGATATCCGTCTTGACCCGGCAAAAATCGAAGGCTTTACCCTGGTCGGCAGTGCGGGACAGCGCGTACCGCTGTCGCAAATTGGCAAGATTGAAATCGGTATGGAAGATCCGATCCTGCGCCGCCGCGATCGCACCCCGACCATTACCGTGCGGGGCGATATCGCCGACAATCTTCAGCCACCGGACGTGTCGGTCGCCATCATGAAGCCGCTTCAGCCGATAGTTGATACGCTCCCGGCCGGGTACCGTATCGACATGGCGGGTTCGATTGAGGAATCGGGCAAGGCCACGCAGGCAATGCTGCCGCTGTTCCCGATCATGATTGCCCTGACGCTGCTGATCATCATTCTGCAGGTGCGCTCAATCTCGGCAATGGTCATGGTGTTCTTAACCGCCCCTTTGGGGCTGATAGGCGTGGTGCCCGTGCTGTTGATTTTCAATCAGCCGTTTGGCATCAACGCGCTGGTTGGCTTGATTGCCCTTTCAGGCATTCTCATGCGCAACACGCTGATCCTGATCGGCCAAATCGATCATAACCAGAAGGACGGTCTCGACCCGTTCCAGGCGGTAGTGGAAGCGACGGTCCAGCGCGCCCGCCCGGTGTTACTGACCGCCATGGCCGCGGTGCTGGCGTTCATTCCGCTAACGCATTCGGTATTCTGGGGCACGCTGGCCTACACGCTGATCGGCGGAACGCTGGGCGGGACGATCGTCACGCTTGTCTTCCTGCCCGCGATGTATGCCATCTGGTTCCGGATCCGCCCTGCGGAACAGCGCGTGCAGCGTCCTGCAGAAAACGTGTAA
- a CDS encoding efflux RND transporter periplasmic adaptor subunit, translated as MLRLTSARVAVCLLPFALAACGDISASVDPRTKPPLVRSASVELATTSARAFTGVVVARTQSDLGFRVQGKILERLVETGQTVKQGQPLLRLDPVDLKLQAQAQQRAVDAAQARARKVSSDEARYRGLVASGAVSASEYDQIKAAADTARADLSAARAQASVAQNATGYAVLLADSDGVVMETLAEPGQVVSAGQVVIRLARAGQREALVQLPETLRPAVGSEAQATLYGNEKHPVTATLRLLSDSADATTRTYEARYVLDGLLANAPLGATVTLNIQDNKAEGEIMQVPLASLYDAGKGPGVWRISTRPAKVEWTPVTVLSVGEDAVQVTGGVKPGEKIVALGAHLLHEGEVVRLAEQRNAAMTENTP; from the coding sequence ATGCTCAGGCTCACTTCAGCCCGCGTTGCCGTTTGTCTCCTGCCGTTCGCCCTGGCGGCGTGCGGCGACATTTCCGCGAGTGTCGATCCGCGCACAAAGCCACCGCTCGTCCGCTCCGCCTCCGTCGAGCTGGCGACCACGTCCGCCCGCGCCTTCACGGGCGTGGTGGTTGCCAGAACGCAAAGCGATTTAGGTTTCAGGGTTCAGGGTAAAATCCTTGAACGACTGGTCGAGACGGGGCAGACCGTCAAACAGGGTCAGCCCTTGCTGCGCCTGGATCCCGTTGACCTGAAACTGCAGGCGCAGGCGCAGCAGCGCGCGGTGGATGCGGCCCAGGCCAGGGCGAGAAAAGTGTCCAGCGATGAGGCGCGCTATCGCGGCCTTGTGGCGTCCGGCGCCGTGTCCGCCTCGGAGTATGACCAGATCAAAGCCGCGGCCGATACGGCCAGGGCCGATCTCAGCGCCGCCAGGGCGCAGGCCAGCGTGGCGCAAAACGCCACGGGCTATGCCGTACTGCTCGCGGATTCAGACGGCGTGGTGATGGAGACGCTCGCCGAGCCGGGTCAGGTCGTCAGCGCCGGGCAGGTGGTCATCAGGCTCGCCCGAGCGGGACAGCGTGAAGCGCTCGTGCAGCTTCCGGAAACGCTGCGCCCTGCCGTCGGCAGCGAAGCGCAGGCCACGCTTTATGGCAATGAAAAACACCCGGTTACCGCAACGCTGCGCCTGCTCTCTGACTCGGCCGATGCCACGACACGCACCTATGAAGCCCGCTACGTGCTGGATGGCCTGCTGGCGAACGCGCCGCTGGGGGCGACCGTCACGCTGAATATTCAGGACAATAAGGCGGAAGGCGAGATCATGCAGGTCCCGCTGGCGTCTCTTTATGATGCCGGAAAAGGTCCCGGCGTCTGGCGCATTTCCACCCGCCCGGCGAAGGTCGAATGGACGCCCGTCACGGTGCTGAGCGTGGGGGAAGACGCGGTGCAGGTCACGGGCGGCGTGAAGCCCGGGGAGAAGATTGTGGCGTTAGGCGCACATCTGCTGCACGAAGGTGAAGTCGTCAGGCTTGCAGAACAACGTAATGCCGCCATGACGGAGAACACGCCATGA
- a CDS encoding TetR/AcrR family transcriptional regulator: MTKTMNAPSIRGPLDHSVREQIVEAAFEHFGHYGYEKTTVAELAKSIGFSKSYIYKFFDSKQAIGEVICANRLELIMSAVLSAIEGAPTASEKLRRLFKALTEAGSELFFHDRKLYDIAAVAAREQWPSTERYAESLMKLIESIIIEGRQAGEFERKTPLDEVTQAIHMVMCPFINPNQLQYNLEMAPAAAVLLSSLILRSLAP, from the coding sequence ATGACTAAAACTATGAACGCACCATCAATACGTGGTCCACTTGACCATTCTGTCAGAGAGCAGATCGTCGAAGCGGCTTTTGAGCACTTCGGTCACTACGGCTATGAAAAAACCACCGTCGCCGAGCTGGCTAAATCCATCGGTTTTTCAAAGTCCTACATCTATAAGTTCTTCGATTCCAAACAGGCCATCGGCGAGGTGATTTGCGCTAACCGCCTGGAGTTGATTATGTCTGCAGTGCTGTCCGCCATCGAGGGTGCGCCGACAGCAAGCGAAAAATTACGCCGTCTTTTCAAGGCGCTTACCGAGGCGGGAAGCGAGCTGTTTTTCCACGACCGTAAGCTGTACGACATTGCCGCCGTCGCCGCACGCGAGCAATGGCCGTCGACGGAACGCTATGCGGAAAGCCTGATGAAGCTGATTGAGAGCATCATTATCGAAGGCAGACAGGCCGGAGAGTTTGAACGAAAAACCCCGCTGGACGAGGTCACTCAGGCTATCCACATGGTGATGTGTCCTTTTATCAATCCCAACCAGCTGCAGTACAACCTCGAGATGGCCCCTGCTGCGGCGGTGCTGCTCTCTTCACTGATTTTAAGAAGCCTGGCCCCCTGA
- a CDS encoding LysR family transcriptional regulator, with the protein MGKLEDMALLVEVAEAGGLSAAGRRLSLSPATMTARLKAIEERYQTRLFHRSTRSLTLTRAGEEFYHAALRVLEEVHHAESLLTQKEGVLSGNIRLSAPSDFGRQYLSPAVVEFSRRHPEVKFFISLREHVEDLVANRLDMSVRFGNLPDSSLVVRNIRPNHRVLVASGAYLNGHGVPATFADLARHRCLALESQGVVMNEWRFEHEGEESVIRVEPAMACDDGALLRQWALGGAGIAGKSWWDVKDDVEAGRLTVLFADSFTGFSRYDRKDVGLQFVYPQRKLQPLQVTAFSQFFLDWLKKH; encoded by the coding sequence ATGGGTAAACTCGAAGACATGGCATTACTGGTCGAAGTGGCCGAGGCCGGAGGTCTTTCCGCCGCCGGACGACGCCTGTCGCTTTCCCCTGCCACCATGACGGCCAGGCTAAAGGCGATTGAGGAGCGTTACCAGACGCGCCTGTTTCACCGCTCAACGCGATCCCTCACCCTGACCCGCGCCGGGGAAGAGTTTTACCACGCCGCGCTGCGCGTGCTGGAAGAGGTGCATCACGCCGAGTCGCTGCTGACGCAAAAAGAGGGCGTGCTCAGCGGCAACATTCGCCTTTCCGCGCCCTCGGACTTTGGCAGACAGTATCTCAGCCCCGCCGTCGTCGAATTTTCCCGCCGCCATCCTGAGGTTAAATTTTTCATTTCGCTAAGAGAACACGTGGAGGATCTGGTCGCTAACCGGCTGGATATGAGCGTGCGTTTCGGCAACCTGCCGGACAGCAGCCTTGTCGTTCGGAACATCCGCCCGAACCATCGGGTGCTGGTCGCCTCCGGGGCGTATCTTAACGGGCACGGCGTCCCCGCCACGTTTGCCGATTTAGCCCGGCACCGCTGCCTGGCGCTGGAATCGCAGGGGGTAGTGATGAATGAATGGCGTTTTGAACATGAGGGAGAGGAAAGCGTTATTCGCGTCGAACCCGCCATGGCGTGCGACGACGGGGCATTGCTTCGTCAGTGGGCGCTCGGCGGGGCTGGCATCGCGGGCAAATCGTGGTGGGACGTCAAAGACGACGTTGAGGCCGGAAGGCTGACGGTGCTGTTTGCCGACAGCTTCACCGGCTTTAGCCGCTACGATCGCAAAGATGTCGGTCTGCAGTTTGTATATCCGCAGCGCAAGCTGCAGCCGCTACAGGTCACGGCATTTAGCCAGTTTTTTCTCGACTGGCTTAAAAAACATTAA
- a CDS encoding alkene reductase, with the protein MKPASLFERYRLGSLDLKNRIVMAPMTRARSLQPGNIPSALMAEYYRQRASAGLIITEATQISPQGQGYSWTPGIHSPEQVSGWQLTTGAVHQAGGVIFSQLWHVGRMSHASFHQDGLPVAPSALAPDAQVWVVNEQGEGQMVDCPQPRTLSRKDIHSIIADYRQAALNAVQAGFDGVEVHGGNGYLIDQFLRQTSNKRTDEYGGTLANRIRFAQEVLSAIAEAIGHERTGIRLSPFITQRGMNDPQVSEAILALAAWCEQKGMAFIHLAEADWDDAPQIPEHFRQSLRETFSGTLIVAGNYNLEKAEKILAAGYADLIAFGRPFIANPDLPHRLAHQLPLAQVRDTATLFGGNATGYTDYPTLPLS; encoded by the coding sequence ATGAAACCTGCTTCACTCTTTGAACGCTACAGGCTGGGTTCGCTGGACCTGAAAAATCGTATCGTCATGGCGCCGATGACCCGCGCGCGCTCCCTTCAGCCGGGCAACATTCCCTCCGCGCTGATGGCGGAGTATTACCGGCAGCGGGCCAGCGCGGGGTTAATCATCACCGAAGCCACGCAGATCTCGCCTCAGGGGCAGGGGTACTCCTGGACGCCCGGCATCCATTCGCCGGAGCAGGTTTCAGGATGGCAGCTCACCACAGGCGCCGTGCATCAGGCGGGCGGCGTCATTTTTTCTCAGCTCTGGCACGTGGGGCGAATGTCGCACGCCAGCTTTCATCAGGACGGTCTGCCCGTCGCTCCGTCAGCGCTGGCCCCGGACGCGCAGGTGTGGGTGGTGAATGAACAGGGGGAAGGCCAGATGGTTGACTGCCCGCAGCCGAGAACGCTCTCGCGCAAGGATATCCACAGCATCATCGCAGACTATCGCCAGGCGGCACTCAATGCCGTTCAGGCCGGATTTGACGGCGTGGAGGTCCACGGCGGAAACGGCTATCTGATCGACCAGTTTCTGCGTCAAACCTCCAACAAACGCACGGACGAATACGGCGGCACGCTGGCTAACCGGATCCGCTTTGCGCAGGAAGTGTTAAGCGCGATTGCCGAGGCGATTGGCCACGAACGTACCGGCATCCGTCTTTCGCCGTTTATTACCCAGCGCGGGATGAACGACCCGCAGGTCTCTGAGGCCATACTCGCGCTTGCGGCCTGGTGCGAACAAAAGGGGATGGCGTTTATCCACCTTGCGGAAGCCGACTGGGACGACGCGCCGCAGATTCCTGAGCATTTCCGTCAATCGCTACGCGAGACGTTTAGCGGAACCCTTATCGTCGCGGGGAACTATAACCTTGAAAAAGCGGAAAAGATCCTTGCTGCCGGCTATGCCGATTTAATTGCCTTCGGACGGCCGTTTATTGCCAACCCGGATTTACCCCACCGGCTGGCGCACCAGCTGCCGCTGGCCCAGGTGCGCGACACCGCCACGCTGTTTGGCGGCAATGCCACGGGGTATACCGATTATCCCACCCTGCCGTTATCCTGA
- a CDS encoding ester cyclase, with the protein MNSSTYFRFALTPLIFIGLSATAYSAQAAWVKPQQLIVDKTLPQAQLKANEAVAREYASFWNTGNEALARDALAVNFVDKTPPEGRKQGPEGAILASRAFRAAVPDLRCNVEQMIISGNRVVSHLHFHGTFTGTFGKLKGKGQKIDFIATDIYEVNDGKIVANWHIEDNLTLMKQLGAL; encoded by the coding sequence ATGAACTCTTCGACCTATTTTCGTTTTGCCTTAACGCCGCTTATTTTTATTGGTCTGTCGGCAACCGCTTATTCGGCGCAGGCGGCGTGGGTGAAACCGCAGCAGCTTATTGTCGATAAGACTCTGCCGCAGGCGCAATTAAAGGCGAATGAAGCCGTTGCCAGAGAGTATGCCTCGTTCTGGAATACGGGCAATGAAGCCCTGGCGCGTGATGCCCTGGCGGTAAATTTCGTGGATAAAACGCCTCCGGAAGGTCGTAAGCAAGGACCCGAAGGCGCTATTTTAGCCTCTCGGGCGTTTCGTGCCGCCGTGCCGGATTTACGCTGCAACGTTGAGCAGATGATTATTTCAGGCAATCGCGTGGTCTCCCATTTACATTTTCACGGCACCTTCACAGGAACATTTGGCAAGCTGAAAGGAAAGGGGCAGAAAATAGACTTTATCGCCACGGATATCTATGAAGTTAATGACGGTAAAATTGTGGCGAACTGGCATATTGAGGATAACCTGACGCTGATGAAACAACTCGGCGCGCTGTAA
- a CDS encoding DUF1348 family protein, which yields MNTRPPLPPFTRESAIEKVRLAEDGWNSRDPAKVALAYTLDTQWRNRAEFATNREQAQGFLERKWKKELDYRLIKELWAFTDNRIAVRYAYEWHDDSGNWFRSYGNENWEFEPDGLMKRRFACVNDMPIKESERLFHWPLGRRPDDHPSLSDLGL from the coding sequence ATGAATACACGTCCTCCTTTACCGCCCTTCACCCGTGAAAGCGCCATCGAAAAAGTCAGGCTGGCAGAAGATGGCTGGAACAGTCGCGACCCGGCGAAAGTTGCGCTGGCCTATACGCTGGATACCCAGTGGCGTAACCGCGCAGAATTCGCCACCAACCGTGAGCAGGCGCAGGGCTTCCTGGAGCGAAAATGGAAAAAAGAGCTGGACTATCGCCTGATTAAAGAGCTCTGGGCATTTACGGATAACCGGATCGCGGTGCGCTATGCCTATGAATGGCATGATGATTCCGGCAACTGGTTCCGCTCTTACGGCAATGAAAACTGGGAGTTCGAACCGGACGGGTTGATGAAGCGTCGTTTTGCCTGCGTAAACGATATGCCGATAAAAGAATCCGAGCGCCTGTTCCACTGGCCGCTGGGCAGACGCCCGGACGATCACCCTTCGCTGAGCGACCTGGGGTTATAG
- a CDS encoding TetR/AcrR family transcriptional regulator: MKTEPASNETKISVRDKILRTAHDLFYSTGFRATGVDTLIKEAKVTKVTFYRHFPSKSLLILAYLHYRHEIWINWFEATLRRHLDEGEIPADAISATLYEWFISPEFHGCAFINASAEAKSEEIESEIKEICREHKSDTRKIIALLMGIADEQIVNQIMLLVDGAIIHAQMGMDTDAVISPLKTGIRLLTTYK; this comes from the coding sequence ATGAAAACAGAACCCGCAAGCAACGAAACAAAAATCAGCGTCAGGGATAAGATATTACGTACCGCTCACGATCTGTTTTATTCCACGGGCTTCAGGGCGACGGGGGTGGATACGCTGATTAAAGAGGCGAAAGTAACGAAGGTGACGTTTTATCGCCATTTTCCGAGCAAAAGTTTACTTATTCTCGCCTATTTACACTATCGACATGAAATATGGATTAACTGGTTTGAGGCCACGCTGCGTCGACATCTCGATGAGGGCGAAATACCTGCTGATGCGATTTCTGCAACGCTCTACGAATGGTTTATTTCGCCCGAGTTCCACGGCTGCGCGTTTATTAATGCCAGCGCAGAAGCCAAATCCGAAGAGATTGAAAGCGAAATAAAAGAGATATGCCGCGAGCATAAATCCGACACCAGAAAAATCATTGCGCTGCTGATGGGCATAGCTGATGAGCAGATCGTTAATCAAATCATGTTGTTGGTTGACGGCGCCATTATCCATGCACAAATGGGCATGGATACAGATGCAGTAATAAGCCCATTAAAAACGGGTATCAGATTGCTGACAACGTACAAATAA
- a CDS encoding nuclear transport factor 2 family protein: MSTLPSVVNRFVDYYAALDSQPPSALVGLYDANATLIDPFGEHDGIFALQRYFTHLLANVEHCRFTIDDPLCGENRFVVTWVMHWSHPRIAGGEPLELPGCSVVETKNDLITRQRDYYDAGEMIYEHLPLLGWAVRGVKRRVKS, from the coding sequence ATGAGCACGTTGCCCTCTGTCGTGAATCGGTTTGTTGATTACTACGCCGCGCTGGATAGCCAGCCGCCGTCCGCGCTGGTTGGACTTTATGATGCGAACGCCACGCTTATCGATCCGTTCGGCGAGCATGACGGGATTTTCGCGCTTCAGCGCTATTTCACCCATTTACTGGCCAACGTCGAGCATTGCCGTTTTACCATCGATGACCCACTGTGCGGCGAAAACCGGTTTGTCGTCACCTGGGTGATGCACTGGTCGCACCCGCGCATTGCCGGGGGAGAGCCGCTCGAACTGCCGGGCTGTTCGGTCGTTGAGACCAAAAACGACCTCATCACGCGCCAGCGCGACTACTACGATGCGGGTGAGATGATCTACGAACATCTTCCCCTGCTTGGCTGGGCGGTTCGCGGCGTGAAGCGGAGGGTCAAATCATGA